A section of the Chryseobacterium ginsenosidimutans genome encodes:
- the mltG gene encoding endolytic transglycosylase MltG, with protein MKKAILIIILLVVAAGGFFGFRFYKKYYGNNIEKDGYVLIPHSANFKQILDSAAKYVDNKESFEAVAKEKDLEKYFKAGRYHFQKGLGNANLINMIKAGNQSENSFRIGDFGDMYQMIGKVSKKTELDSLKFVNDLNTIATEKGYNNAEDLKKYFFIDTYNFFWTVTPKEFFKKFDDQYNEFWNNERKAKEQQSGLTRDQIYALASIVYKESGGKKDEMKTIAGLYLNRYRKGMKLQSDPTVIYAINKQTNFKEQIKRVFYKHLSTPSPYNTYANKGIPPGPICIVDKNSVDAVLNAEKNDYIFMCADPARFGYHKFTASAEQHAINAKAYQDWLNSKNIK; from the coding sequence ATGAAAAAAGCTATTCTCATTATCATCCTACTTGTTGTTGCAGCGGGCGGATTTTTTGGTTTTAGATTTTATAAAAAATATTACGGAAACAACATTGAAAAAGACGGATATGTTTTGATTCCTCACAGTGCGAATTTTAAACAAATTCTGGATTCTGCGGCAAAATATGTCGATAATAAAGAATCTTTCGAAGCCGTTGCCAAAGAAAAAGATCTTGAAAAATATTTCAAAGCAGGACGTTATCATTTTCAGAAAGGATTAGGTAATGCTAACCTTATCAATATGATTAAGGCAGGAAATCAAAGTGAGAACAGCTTTAGAATTGGTGATTTTGGAGATATGTATCAGATGATCGGTAAGGTTTCTAAAAAAACAGAACTAGATTCTTTAAAATTCGTGAATGATCTCAACACTATTGCAACTGAAAAAGGTTATAATAATGCAGAAGATCTGAAAAAATATTTTTTCATTGATACTTATAATTTTTTCTGGACGGTAACTCCGAAAGAGTTTTTCAAAAAATTCGATGATCAGTACAATGAATTCTGGAACAATGAAAGAAAAGCAAAAGAGCAACAATCTGGATTAACGAGAGATCAGATTTATGCCCTGGCTTCTATCGTGTATAAAGAATCGGGTGGAAAGAAAGATGAAATGAAAACGATTGCAGGATTGTACCTGAACCGTTACAGAAAAGGAATGAAGTTACAATCTGACCCGACGGTAATTTATGCAATTAATAAGCAGACTAATTTCAAGGAACAAATTAAAAGAGTTTTTTACAAACATCTGTCTACTCCATCGCCATACAACACGTATGCGAATAAAGGTATTCCTCCGGGGCCAATTTGTATCGTAGATAAAAACTCTGTAGATGCCGTTTTAAATGCTGAAAAGAACGATTATATCTTTATGTGTGCAGATCCTGCAAGATTCGGATATCACAAATTTACGGCTAGTGCGGAACAGCATGCCATTAATGCAAAGGCGTATCAGGACTGGCTAAATTCCAAAAATATAAAATAG